One genomic segment of Dysosmobacter sp. Marseille-Q4140 includes these proteins:
- a CDS encoding DUF2829 domain-containing protein: MKQYIGTKIIQAEPALRGDCYKGPHILSAEAAAQDGYRVRYPDGYESWSPKEVFEEAYRLTDALSFGLAIEAAKKGKRIARKGWNGKGQYVELASGIGYVGPDGRTVNAEHAAIGNKAFAFVGTSGVQMGWLASQADMLAADWIILE, translated from the coding sequence ATGAAACAATACATCGGAACTAAGATTATTCAGGCGGAGCCCGCATTGCGCGGAGACTGTTATAAAGGCCCCCACATTCTGAGCGCGGAAGCGGCAGCCCAGGACGGCTATCGTGTTCGCTATCCCGACGGCTATGAGAGCTGGAGCCCGAAGGAGGTATTCGAGGAGGCATACCGGCTCACGGATGCCTTGAGTTTTGGGCTTGCAATCGAGGCTGCCAAGAAGGGAAAGCGGATTGCCCGGAAAGGGTGGAACGGCAAGGGCCAGTATGTGGAACTGGCATCGGGCATCGGCTATGTGGGGCCGGACGGGAGAACCGTGAACGCGGAGCACGCCGCCATCGGGAACAAAGCCTTTGCCTTTGTCGGGACCTCTGGAGTACAGATGGGTTGGCTGGCATCTCAGGCGGATATGCTGGCGGCTGACTGGATCATCCTTGAGTAA
- a CDS encoding phage holin family protein yields the protein MENINAFKAAITAILAAMTALWGWFGWIVVAWIACMAIDYITGSFAALRAGEWSSSTARDGIWHKVGSIVAVVVAAILDMVIGMIIANIPNITLPFTYSVLLGPLVVIWYILTEAGSIIENAGALGAPIPPWLSKMIEALRNNVDDAAGPGE from the coding sequence ATGGAGAACATCAATGCGTTCAAAGCGGCGATTACCGCGATCCTGGCCGCTATGACGGCCTTGTGGGGCTGGTTTGGATGGATCGTGGTGGCGTGGATCGCCTGTATGGCAATCGACTACATCACCGGCTCTTTCGCTGCCCTGCGGGCAGGGGAGTGGTCCAGTTCCACCGCCAGAGACGGCATCTGGCACAAGGTCGGCTCTATCGTAGCTGTGGTGGTGGCCGCCATTTTGGATATGGTTATCGGCATGATTATCGCCAACATCCCTAATATTACGCTCCCTTTTACGTACAGCGTGCTCCTCGGCCCCCTGGTGGTTATTTGGTATATTCTTACCGAGGCCGGAAGCATCATCGAAAACGCCGGCGCTTTGGGCGCTCCGATTCCGCCCTGGTTGTCGAAGATGATCGAGGCGCTGAGGAATAATGTCGACGATGCTGCCGGACCCGGCGAATAG